In Dermatophilus congolensis, a genomic segment contains:
- a CDS encoding MptD family putative ECF transporter S component, with translation MRLNANDLVQLGIFTSVYLVVYFGLNMIGAVSPLLQPAGIAVAVLLNGITFMLYLSRVQKFGLITLMTVLLGVLMTVAGHHPVTLITAIVCGLAADTFAWQGRYTAGLTTAVAYGVMSMWGSGAYLPLLFMREPLVAQYRVQMGDAWADSFSSLYTSEFIVTFVVVTVLVGIAGGLLGRKAVDHHFRPAGLA, from the coding sequence ATGCGATTGAACGCTAACGACCTTGTCCAGCTGGGCATCTTCACTTCTGTCTACCTTGTTGTTTACTTTGGTCTCAACATGATTGGAGCAGTTTCCCCGCTTCTGCAACCTGCGGGTATTGCCGTTGCTGTTCTCCTTAATGGCATTACTTTCATGCTTTACCTCAGTCGCGTCCAGAAATTTGGGCTCATTACGCTCATGACGGTTCTGCTAGGCGTTCTTATGACAGTGGCCGGACATCACCCTGTGACCCTGATAACTGCCATCGTGTGTGGGCTTGCCGCAGATACCTTCGCCTGGCAGGGCAGATATACCGCAGGTTTAACTACCGCAGTGGCGTACGGCGTCATGAGTATGTGGGGATCCGGGGCATATCTGCCCTTGTTGTTTATGCGTGAGCCGCTCGTAGCGCAGTACCGCGTTCAGATGGGGGATGCGTGGGCGGATTCGTTTTCTTCGCTGTATACCTCGGAGTTCATCGTTACGTTCGTGGTTGTCACTGTTCTTGTGGGGATCGCTGGGGGGCTACTGGGGCGTAAAGCGGTGGATCATCACTTTCGGCCGGCAGGCTTGGCTTGA
- a CDS encoding transglycosylase domain-containing protein: MFGLRRLPGRLKRILLFFLAVIAVFVALLAIPVTRNAVSTGAGKALDAALRLAPTSDVSKLLDKLPERSRILAADGTEIAQSWWQNRVVVKTDQIAPVMRQAQIAIEDVRFYEHGSSDLQSIGRAAIANATSGDATGQGGSTIEQQLAKNITQLQAELDNSAKGIKASTDKTLSRKIDDVILAAHLSDGRGKEQVLTDYLNLVYYGNGAYGVEAAAQRYFNTHASDLTLPQAALIAGLVQSPSAYDPMKHPKAATNRRNQVLDAMHANGMIPEDKYKEAKESDLGLKPTATYQGCANSKQPWMCQFAVSRLLASPEFGKTREDRQKTWETGGLTLTTTMDVKAQKSVDQALKNPGLPSRTMHASAAVVRAKTGEVLAIGQDVPYGNGKGRTTQSMSIDAVDGGKAAYQAGSLFKVFTMAAALANGYGPASIINAPVSGTPMNVGTFKTCKPVGNEIWAPKNAPGDPDGPMTLVEALAKSVNTAFVQLEAQVGLCEVRDTAHKLGVKNTDGSDLELVPSITLGTAITSPLTMASSYAPFTAEANGQHCAPTPLKSLKGREVDITFNSKCNTAVDGQAAANMRSALQQVVHAGTAQKAALPGVPVGGKTGTNDNSTSTWFTGIAPGLAASVWVGDTSGASYDKLYGGTYAAPLWGQIMAPLARQGQSQGQ; this comes from the coding sequence ATGTTTGGTCTCAGGCGCTTGCCTGGACGCTTGAAGCGGATCTTGCTGTTTTTCCTGGCGGTTATCGCTGTTTTCGTGGCGCTGTTGGCCATCCCCGTGACACGCAATGCCGTGTCGACAGGTGCAGGCAAAGCACTCGATGCAGCTCTACGGCTCGCCCCCACTTCTGATGTCTCGAAGCTGCTGGACAAATTGCCTGAACGCAGCCGTATCCTCGCCGCAGATGGCACTGAAATCGCGCAATCGTGGTGGCAGAACCGCGTCGTGGTCAAAACAGACCAGATCGCTCCGGTGATGCGGCAAGCTCAGATCGCGATCGAAGATGTCCGTTTCTACGAGCACGGAAGCTCTGACTTGCAGTCCATTGGTCGCGCCGCGATCGCGAACGCCACTAGTGGTGACGCTACGGGGCAGGGTGGTTCCACTATCGAGCAGCAGCTGGCCAAGAACATCACCCAGCTCCAAGCCGAGCTCGACAACTCCGCCAAAGGCATCAAGGCCTCTACAGACAAAACACTGTCCCGCAAGATCGACGATGTCATCCTGGCCGCTCACCTTTCTGATGGCCGAGGTAAAGAACAAGTTCTTACCGACTACCTCAACCTCGTCTACTACGGCAACGGCGCCTACGGTGTGGAAGCTGCAGCTCAGCGCTACTTCAACACCCATGCATCCGACCTCACCTTGCCTCAAGCTGCTCTCATCGCAGGTCTGGTCCAATCACCCTCGGCCTATGACCCGATGAAGCACCCGAAGGCCGCGACTAACCGTCGCAACCAAGTCCTCGATGCTATGCACGCCAACGGCATGATCCCCGAGGACAAGTACAAAGAGGCCAAAGAATCTGACCTTGGTCTCAAGCCCACTGCGACGTATCAAGGCTGCGCCAACTCCAAACAACCGTGGATGTGTCAGTTCGCGGTGTCGCGTCTGCTGGCTTCACCGGAGTTCGGTAAGACCCGTGAAGACCGGCAGAAAACCTGGGAAACCGGCGGCCTGACCTTGACGACCACGATGGATGTGAAGGCACAAAAGAGCGTTGACCAGGCCCTGAAAAACCCCGGATTGCCCAGTAGGACTATGCACGCCTCTGCCGCAGTAGTCCGCGCTAAGACGGGTGAGGTTCTCGCTATTGGTCAGGATGTCCCCTACGGAAACGGCAAGGGACGCACCACACAGTCCATGTCTATTGACGCTGTTGATGGTGGGAAAGCTGCGTATCAGGCTGGATCTTTGTTCAAGGTCTTCACCATGGCGGCAGCTCTGGCGAATGGTTATGGCCCAGCTTCCATCATTAACGCCCCTGTCAGCGGGACCCCGATGAACGTCGGCACCTTCAAAACCTGCAAGCCTGTTGGTAATGAAATCTGGGCGCCTAAGAACGCTCCAGGTGACCCTGATGGTCCAATGACGTTGGTTGAGGCGCTCGCTAAGAGTGTTAACACCGCGTTTGTGCAGCTTGAGGCGCAGGTGGGGTTGTGTGAGGTGCGAGACACCGCGCACAAACTGGGTGTGAAGAACACTGATGGTTCTGATCTTGAGCTTGTTCCCTCGATCACGTTGGGAACAGCGATCACTTCTCCGTTGACGATGGCGTCCTCGTATGCACCGTTCACGGCTGAGGCTAATGGGCAGCACTGCGCGCCAACTCCGTTGAAATCGCTTAAAGGCCGTGAGGTCGACATCACGTTTAACAGCAAGTGCAATACCGCTGTAGATGGTCAGGCAGCGGCAAACATGCGTTCGGCGCTGCAACAGGTTGTTCACGCGGGTACGGCGCAGAAAGCTGCTCTTCCTGGGGTTCCTGTTGGTGGTAAGACTGGAACTAACGACAATTCCACGTCCACGTGGTTTACGGGTATTGCGCCGGGATTGGCTGCTTCTGTTTGGGTTGGCGATACCTCTGGAGCTAGTTACGACAAACTCTACGGCGGTACCTATGCAGCGCCGTTGTGGGGTCAGATCATGGCTCCGCTAGCTCGCCAGGGCCAGAGCCAAGGGCAGTAG